The segment GCGGGCTTCGCCGGGTTCCTGGCGCCATACGGCCTCAACGAGTACCGGAGGTCGCCGGTGGCGGCCTTCCGCCCTCCGACGCAGGTGCACTGGATCGACCCCGCGTCGGGGAGGCTCACGCGTCCCTTCGTCTACGACGTCAAGGAGGAGCGCGACCCGGTCACCCGGCAGCGCGTCTACGTCGAGGACACGTCGGTCATGTACCCCATCAAGTTCTTCGTCAACAGGCCAAGTGAGCCGTACAAGATCCTCGGCATCTTCAAGTCCGACGTGAAGCTCTTCGGGGTCGACGACCCGGCGCGGGTCTTCCTGTGGGGCACCAACAACCTTGGCAAGGACGTGTTCTCGCGGGTCATGTTCGGTGGCCAGGTGTCACTCACGATCGGGATCCTAGCGGTGTGGGTGTCGCTCTTCCTGGGGCTCTTGATGGGCGGCCTGGCCGGCTTCTACGGCGGGTTCGTCGACGACCTCATCATGCGACTCGTCGAGGTCATCGCCGCCATACCAGGGCTGTTCCTGCTCATCGTGTTGGCGTCGCTGCTGCGGGACCCACGCAACCCGATCGCCCAGGCCATCGGCCTGGAGATGACCTCCGCGCAGACGTTCCTCATGACGGTCGTCGTGCTGGGCTTCGTGGGCTGGGGCGGGCTCGCGCGCGTGATCCGCGGGCTGATCCTTTCCGCCAGGGAACTCGACTACGCGGCCGCCGCCAAGGCGCTGGGGGCCAGCGAGTCCCGGGTGCTATGGCGGCACCTGCTGCCGTCCACGGCCAGCTACGTGATCGTCGACCTGACCCTGACGATCCCGGGGTTCATCCTCGCCGAGACCGGCCTGTCGTTCCTGGGGTTGGGACCGAGCGAGGTGGACACGTCGAGCTGGGGTCTGCTGTTGCGCGACGCCACGGCCCGCGGCGTCAGCATCCAGTTCGTGCCATGGCTTCTCATCCCCGGCATACCCATCTTCCTGGCCGTGTTATGTTGGAACCTACTAGGCGACGGCCTACGCGACGCGTTCGACCCGAAGAAGCGCAGGTAGCGTGCTCCTTCGTAGCGGGTCAGATCGCGTATCTCCATACACGCTCTAAGTGACTATCTTGCTGGGCAGCGCTAAAGCACACACAGCGCGCTCTAGCCGACTCACCCGGTCTGCTGCGGTCCTCTCGGGCGCAGACGGCCCGCGACGAGGAGTGTACGCGTAGATGGCCAAAAGCGAGAGGCTACTGGAGGTCATAGACCTCAAGACCTACTTCGACACGGACGAGGGCACGGTCAAGGCCGTGGACGGCGTCAGCTTCCACCTC is part of the Trueperaceae bacterium genome and harbors:
- a CDS encoding ABC transporter permease; its protein translation is MTDSNEHEQAGAAADRAQPGSHYAGEAVQRISKSQGQIVWEQFRKHKAALIGGVVLIIMYLCAGFAGFLAPYGLNEYRRSPVAAFRPPTQVHWIDPASGRLTRPFVYDVKEERDPVTRQRVYVEDTSVMYPIKFFVNRPSEPYKILGIFKSDVKLFGVDDPARVFLWGTNNLGKDVFSRVMFGGQVSLTIGILAVWVSLFLGLLMGGLAGFYGGFVDDLIMRLVEVIAAIPGLFLLIVLASLLRDPRNPIAQAIGLEMTSAQTFLMTVVVLGFVGWGGLARVIRGLILSARELDYAAAAKALGASESRVLWRHLLPSTASYVIVDLTLTIPGFILAETGLSFLGLGPSEVDTSSWGLLLRDATARGVSIQFVPWLLIPGIPIFLAVLCWNLLGDGLRDAFDPKKRR